A window of the Sediminispirochaeta bajacaliforniensis DSM 16054 genome harbors these coding sequences:
- a CDS encoding endonuclease/exonuclease/phosphatase family protein, whose amino-acid sequence MKEGKITIFSFGFIVFAMAVFLSSCTGCSWPTESRRDDRISLMSWNVQNVFDARDDGTEYPEFDPASGWGLGDYRGRLASLSEVIRLAVPGGADVVMLMEIEHGGVLDDLANDYLQGLGYDYWAASQGADSAVQLGILSRFPIRKARSRSIHLPSSPSLRPIFEVELEMEEGEPLFLFVCHWKSKSGGAEDTEPLRIASASLVRKRIQELEGRQVIVVGDLNEAWNEWDLVGGAYQTALLPVSAKRQSGELENSGVFFDEAEGLWISGDREDAGADGCGLPLYTPWPSCDCNGSYYYRGGWEGIDHMLFSAALVDGRGIDLDSFSVAADVPWCDENGIPVSYRMRDGYGYSDHLPIVATLRSE is encoded by the coding sequence ATGAAAGAGGGAAAAATCACTATTTTTTCTTTCGGGTTTATCGTTTTCGCAATGGCCGTTTTTCTTTCCTCCTGTACGGGATGTTCCTGGCCCACGGAGTCCCGGCGTGATGACCGTATCTCTCTCATGAGCTGGAATGTGCAAAATGTATTCGATGCTCGGGACGACGGGACGGAATATCCGGAGTTCGATCCTGCTTCGGGCTGGGGCCTCGGGGATTACCGGGGACGACTGGCTTCGCTTTCGGAGGTGATCAGGCTGGCCGTGCCGGGAGGTGCGGATGTGGTCATGCTTATGGAGATCGAGCATGGGGGTGTTCTTGATGATCTGGCAAACGATTACTTGCAGGGGCTTGGATACGACTATTGGGCCGCTTCCCAGGGGGCTGATTCGGCGGTACAGCTTGGGATTTTGAGCCGTTTCCCTATTCGCAAGGCCCGCTCCAGGTCGATCCATCTGCCTTCTTCTCCCTCGCTTCGGCCGATCTTTGAAGTCGAGCTTGAGATGGAAGAGGGGGAGCCCCTTTTTCTCTTCGTTTGCCACTGGAAATCAAAGTCCGGTGGTGCAGAGGATACTGAGCCCCTTCGTATTGCCTCGGCCTCCTTGGTCCGAAAGCGCATACAGGAGCTTGAGGGGCGTCAGGTGATTGTCGTGGGCGACCTCAACGAGGCGTGGAATGAGTGGGACCTTGTCGGCGGTGCATACCAGACGGCCTTGCTTCCTGTTTCGGCGAAAAGGCAATCCGGGGAGCTTGAGAACAGTGGCGTATTCTTCGATGAAGCTGAGGGCTTATGGATTAGTGGAGATCGGGAAGATGCGGGAGCCGATGGTTGCGGGCTTCCTCTGTATACTCCCTGGCCAAGCTGCGATTGCAACGGAAGCTACTACTATCGGGGGGGATGGGAAGGTATCGATCATATGCTTTTTTCCGCGGCGCTGGTCGACGGTAGGGGGATCGATCTGGACTCTTTCAGCGTTGCGGCCGATGTTCCCTGGTGTGATGAGAATGGGATTCCGGTTTCCTATCGTATGCGGGATGGCTATGGTTATTCAGATCATCTTCCGATTGTGGCAACCCTTCGTTCCGAATGA
- a CDS encoding AMP-dependent synthetase/ligase produces the protein MRTIVTLLHQAEKRYGDRPYLTTKTDEGWSPISFHSADTLSRTAAAWFLHQKGKRGDRVALLAEGRPEWVISEFAMIKAGLVSVPLSIKLLSEEVPFRLNHSSCRYVVLSRITLGKLLDTWKQVETKPLLILLDDPDDDEHNRMEGLGITKGPGWISWSSIIKEGRLLLEAEPELVEQSEALIAEDDTVNICYTSGTTGNPKGIMLTHLNYWTNANDAVNHFKLPDAECETLVILPLDHSFAHTVAIYAALARGITLHFVDARGGSMSILRNIPVNLTETNPTFLLTVPALSGNFMKKIIHGIAQQGSLVEKLFHSGITAGIALEGDGFHKPSMSTRLRYTPIHRMAKALVFNKVKAIFGNRIGFCVGGGALLEVKQQQFFAALGVPIFQGYGLTEAAPIISANTPHKHKYGTSGSIMPSVTCKIMKSETEEAKVGEIGEIVIKGDNVMKGYYRNPEASAEALRDGWLWTGDLAAYDEDGFLVVVGRQKALLISSDGEKYPPEEIEEAISNASDAFNHIMVYNEQRKFTTALVTLNEEHCRQLFYREGVQEAHKALELIREEFFRFKEAGRGGKKVPSAWAPAFFELIGKQFDEKEGLINSTMKMVRYKVTDHYRDRIEAMYQDEDLFNQRNIETLQKLFDLR, from the coding sequence ATGCGAACAATTGTTACGCTGCTACACCAGGCCGAAAAACGGTATGGTGACCGTCCCTATCTCACAACCAAAACAGACGAAGGGTGGAGTCCGATATCCTTTCACAGCGCGGATACCCTCTCCCGGACCGCCGCAGCCTGGTTTTTACATCAAAAGGGGAAGAGAGGCGATCGGGTTGCCCTCCTCGCCGAAGGACGCCCCGAATGGGTTATTTCAGAGTTCGCAATGATCAAGGCGGGCCTCGTGTCGGTCCCCCTTTCCATTAAGCTCCTCTCCGAAGAAGTTCCCTTCAGACTGAACCACTCCTCGTGTCGGTATGTGGTTCTCAGCCGTATCACCCTTGGAAAACTTCTCGATACCTGGAAGCAGGTAGAGACAAAGCCACTCTTAATCCTCCTCGACGATCCCGATGACGACGAGCATAATCGAATGGAGGGGCTGGGCATCACCAAAGGCCCGGGATGGATAAGCTGGAGCAGCATCATCAAAGAGGGACGGCTTCTACTTGAAGCGGAACCGGAACTGGTCGAGCAGTCGGAAGCGCTCATCGCAGAAGATGATACGGTCAATATCTGCTATACCAGCGGGACCACGGGAAACCCCAAAGGGATCATGCTCACCCATCTCAATTACTGGACCAATGCAAACGATGCGGTAAACCATTTCAAGCTTCCCGATGCCGAATGTGAAACCCTGGTGATCCTCCCCCTCGACCACTCCTTCGCCCACACCGTGGCGATCTATGCCGCTCTTGCCCGGGGAATCACCCTCCATTTTGTGGATGCCCGCGGCGGATCCATGAGTATACTGCGAAACATCCCAGTGAATCTGACCGAAACAAACCCGACCTTTCTCCTTACGGTCCCGGCCCTTTCCGGGAATTTCATGAAAAAGATCATTCACGGCATCGCTCAGCAGGGCAGCCTCGTGGAAAAGCTGTTTCACAGCGGCATTACAGCGGGGATAGCCCTTGAGGGGGACGGCTTTCACAAGCCATCCATGTCGACAAGGTTACGCTACACGCCGATACACCGCATGGCAAAGGCCCTGGTCTTCAACAAGGTCAAGGCAATCTTCGGCAACCGCATCGGTTTCTGTGTCGGAGGCGGCGCCCTTTTAGAGGTAAAACAGCAACAGTTTTTCGCGGCTCTGGGTGTTCCCATCTTTCAAGGCTACGGTCTGACCGAGGCCGCCCCCATCATCAGTGCAAATACTCCCCACAAGCACAAGTACGGCACCAGCGGAAGCATCATGCCTTCGGTAACCTGTAAGATCATGAAAAGCGAAACCGAGGAGGCAAAGGTCGGGGAGATCGGCGAAATCGTCATCAAGGGCGACAACGTCATGAAGGGATACTACCGTAATCCCGAGGCTTCGGCAGAGGCCCTCAGGGATGGTTGGCTCTGGACCGGGGATCTTGCCGCCTATGACGAAGACGGATTTCTGGTGGTGGTGGGCCGGCAAAAGGCGCTCCTGATCAGCAGCGACGGGGAAAAATATCCCCCGGAGGAGATCGAAGAGGCGATAAGCAATGCAAGCGACGCCTTCAACCACATCATGGTCTACAATGAACAGCGGAAGTTTACCACTGCTCTTGTTACACTGAACGAAGAGCACTGCCGACAACTTTTTTATAGGGAAGGGGTACAGGAGGCCCACAAGGCCCTCGAACTCATCAGGGAGGAATTCTTCCGCTTCAAAGAAGCCGGGAGAGGAGGGAAAAAGGTACCCTCGGCCTGGGCCCCCGCTTTTTTTGAGCTCATCGGCAAGCAATTTGACGAAAAAGAGGGCCTTATCAACAGCACCATGAAAATGGTCCGCTACAAGGTGACCGACCACTATCGTGATCGGATAGAGGCAATGTACCAAGACGAGGACCTTTTTAACCAACGAAACATAGAGACCTTACAAAAGCTCTTTGACCTTCGTTGA